GTCGATCAGGGGTCTCGTTCAACGCGCTCCGCCGGCGCAGATGTCAGCTGGGTCCGCCGCATTCGCGGCGGATGACACCGTTTTTTGATTTCGAAATTCTTCCGTCTTGGGACGCTACCGGCACAGCGTGTCGAAGGGCAGGACCTTCACGAGGCGCGGCGCGAAGCTCACGCCGCGCGCCACCAGCGCCTGTTCGAGATTCGCCGGCGTCGGCGGCAGGCGCGGATCGAGCTGCGCGGCGTAGAACGGATCGCGCTCGGCCTCTTCCAGCGGCACGTAGCCGACGCCCCGGCTCTTATAGAGATCGAGCAGGCGCGGCATCATCCGCGCGTCGAAGGCGCCCAGATGCATCAGGAGCACATAAGGGATGTCGCGGCCGAAAAGCTGCATCGACAAAGCGTGGTAGTAGGCAAGACTCGCATCCGCCGCCGATAGGAAGGCGGTTTCCATCGTCGCGATGGTCGCGTCGTCGTGCCGGGCTACGCAGCGCGCATAGGTGTCGTTCCACTGATAGTCGTCGAAGCTCATCGTCACCGCGGCGATGCGGTAGCCATGCGCCGCGAGGAAGGCGCGCGCCTCCAGATGCTTGGCCAGCGTGTCGCCCTCGGCGAGATAGGGATAGCGCAGCCAGTGCCAGTCCTGCCCCGTCATCAAGGGCGTGATCGCGGCCTCGCCTTGCAGCGTGTCGGCGCTCCACTCCGCCAGCGTGTGCATGTCGAGGCTCATATGCGAATAGGTATGGTTGGCGAGCGGAAAGCCGGCGTCGCGCCACAGTTGCAGCACCGGCGCGGCGGGCGGATCGTCCACCAGCCGCAGACCGTTGACGAAGCCGTAGACCGGCCCGGTATTCGCGGCCTTGAGAGCGGCGATGATCTTCGCCGCGATCTCGACCCGCGTCGTATCGGCGGGGAGCGCGGCGTGCGAGGGCAGATCGTCGAAGGTGATGGCGATCTTCATCTCGGCCTCCGCCGGCGCGGCGAACAGGCAGAGCGCGGCGGCCAGGATCAGCTTTCTCATTTCCGTTTTCCCCGAGGCGCCGGACGGGCGGGCGGCGCGAAGAAGGCGAGCGGGATCAACTCGGCCATCGCCTTATAGCCTTCGACCGAAGGATGGATATGGTCGCCGCTGTCGAACGCCGGCAGGAGATGATCGGGCGCGGCGGGATCGCGCAATGCCGCGTCGAAATCGACCACGGCGTCGGCATTGCCCGTCCCGCGGATCCAGGCGTTGAGCGCCTGGCGGTCGGCCTCGTTCGCGGCGGCCGGGTGGTAATAGGTGAAGCCCATGAACGGCATGACGGTGCCGGCCATCACCTTGATGCCGTGATCGCGCGCCCGCTGGACGATCTGGCGATAGGCCGCGATGGCGCGGGCCACCAGCGCCTCATGGTCCGGCATCGGCGCCGCCGCGTCGCGCGTCAGCATGCCGATGTCGTTGACGCCTTCGAGCAGGATCAGCCAATGCACGCCGTTCTGGCTGAGCACGTCGCGGTCGAAGCGCGCCAGTGCGTTGGGGCCGAGCCCGTCGAGCAGCATCCGGTTGCCGCCGATGCCCATGTTGAGCACGCCGATGCCGCGCGTGGCCGGATCGGCCTGGAGCCGGCGCGCCAGATCGTCGGGCCAGCGGTTGTTGGCGTTGGGGATCGAGCCGCGCCCATCGGTGATCGAATCGCCGAGCGCGACGACGGCGCCCCGCGCCCCTTGAACCTCGACGGCTTCGACCATGTACCAATGTTCGAGCATGGCGTAAGGCGCGAGCGTCGCCGCCGTGAGCTGGTCGCCCGGCGCCAGGAACGTCGCGGCCCGCGCGCCGGGATGGCCAGTCGGCTGGAAATCGAGCCGGTCGTAATGCAGCGTGATCGTCAGGTCCGACAGCGGCGCGACCGGGAAGGCGAGCGGATCGGACAGGAAATCCGCCCCGGCGGGCACGGTCACGTCGGCCTGGCCGGCGAAGGTCAGGGCGGCGT
Above is a window of Rhizomicrobium sp. DNA encoding:
- a CDS encoding polysaccharide deacetylase family protein; its protein translation is MRKLILAAALCLFAAPAEAEMKIAITFDDLPSHAALPADTTRVEIAAKIIAALKAANTGPVYGFVNGLRLVDDPPAAPVLQLWRDAGFPLANHTYSHMSLDMHTLAEWSADTLQGEAAITPLMTGQDWHWLRYPYLAEGDTLAKHLEARAFLAAHGYRIAAVTMSFDDYQWNDTYARCVARHDDATIATMETAFLSAADASLAYYHALSMQLFGRDIPYVLLMHLGAFDARMMPRLLDLYKSRGVGYVPLEEAERDPFYAAQLDPRLPPTPANLEQALVARGVSFAPRLVKVLPFDTLCR
- a CDS encoding SGNH/GDSL hydrolase family protein, which encodes MRRLGIAAALFAVLVSAHVAAAPAHGVVAGAAHAPGPARPAQTLGWIGTWSAAQQLPEPSNQLPAEALQDTTLRQTVHLSVGGPVIRVRISNAYGTAPLHLTAVHIARPMPGVLGAIVPQSDAALTFAGQADVTVPAGADFLSDPLAFPVAPLSDLTITLHYDRLDFQPTGHPGARAATFLAPGDQLTAATLAPYAMLEHWYMVEAVEVQGARGAVVALGDSITDGRGSIPNANNRWPDDLARRLQADPATRGIGVLNMGIGGNRMLLDGLGPNALARFDRDVLSQNGVHWLILLEGVNDIGMLTRDAAAPMPDHEALVARAIAAYRQIVQRARDHGIKVMAGTVMPFMGFTYYHPAAANEADRQALNAWIRGTGNADAVVDFDAALRDPAAPDHLLPAFDSGDHIHPSVEGYKAMAELIPLAFFAPPARPAPRGKRK